The Methylomonas sp. UP202 DNA window GTCAACAGCAGCCACGGCCGGATGGGCGCGTTGGTCAATCCGGTGGTCGATCCGTTGTCCGGTCAGCCGGAAAGCAAGCAAACGCCGGTCGCCATCGAAGCCTGGCCGGCCGGCTGGCATGCCGTACTGTTGTCGCGGCAAGCCTTGCCGCTATCGGACTGCGAATACCGGGTGGAGATGCGCGGCGACGGTTTTTACCGTTACCAACTGGCCGGCGGCCATACCGGCCGGGACTGGCGAACCTGGAGTCGCCACCGGCTGGCCGCCAATGCGGCCGAACGGTTGGACCGCCACTGGCTGGAATACAGCGATCCGCCATCCGGCGACTTTCGGACTGCTCTGATCACCGAAGCCGGCCTGCAAGCTTGTTTATTCGTCGGCGCCGGGCCGGAATTGCCGGAACCCGGCTGGATCGCGACCTTGTTCGGCAAAACGGCCTTGAGCCGGGGCGAACGCCTGAGTCTGTTGAGCGGCGCACCGCCCGCCGGCGAAGCCGATATTGGCCGAATCGTCTGTTCGTGTTTCAATGTAGGCGAGAAAACCATTCGGCAAGCGGTTCGCGACCGCAAGCTCGGCAATGTCGCCGAGATCGGCGCCTGCCTGGGGGCGGGTACCGGCTGCGGTTCCTGCCTGCCCGAGTTGAAGGTTTTTCTAGCGACCTGAACTATCAACGCGCATGCGAGCAGCCACCAGGGAACGATGCAAGCCAAACTACAGTTATTTCCGTATTTTCAACCTATCATTTCCACCGCCAGCGGCCAGATCGTCGGCTACGAGGCGCTGGCCCGCCAACACGACGCTAACGGCCGCGTGGTTTCGGCCGGCGCTTGGTTTTCCTCGGCCGACATCGACGCCAAGCAGCGAACCGAACTCGACCGCCAGGTGCGTTGGCAGGCCTTGCAAAAATTTGCCGAACACGCCGATCCCAACAGTTTTCTGGCCATCAATATCTCGGCGGCCTGGATAGACAATCTGCGCCAGCTGAACGCGGTGCCGACGGTGCGGATGCTGGAAGAACTGAATATCGACCGCGGCCGGGTCATCGTCGAAATCTCCGACGCCCCCGCCGATCCGCAAAAACTCAAGCAAATCGTCCAGCGCTACCGCAAACACGGCCTGAGCGTGGCGATCGGCGATTTCGGCGCCGGTTCCTCACAACTCGAACGGCTGATCGCGGTCCAGCCCGACATTATCAAGATCGACATGCGCTTGTTCAAGCAAGCCGCCAAGGGCGGCATCGCCGGCGACATCATGCAAGTGTTGTCGCGACTGGGCAAGCGCACCGGCGCCCGGCTGACCTGCGAAGGGGTCGAAACCGACGAGGAATTCTGGTTCGGGTTGGACTGCGGCGCGCAATATATGCAGGGTTTTTTGTTCGGCAAGGCCGAGGCCGATTTCAAGCCGGCCCAGCAATATCAGCAACACATTGCCTCGCTGCGCGGCAAGTTTCTAAAACAAACCCTGGTCCGCGAAGAACGCAAAATCAACGCCATCAACACCCTCAAGAGCTTGGCCTATCGGCTGGCGGAGGCTTTGCAAGACGATTTCAATCTCAACGAATTGGTCAGTTGGAATTTCGCGGAAAGCGGCGTAATCCGCTTTTATCTGTGCAACAACCTGGGCGACCAGATTTCCCCCGACTTCAATTTCAGCGCCAACCGCTGGTTTACCGATCCGCGCAAGATCGGCTTCAATTGGTCGTGGCGGCCTTATTTCTTTCAACTGTTGGCACTGGAACATTGCGGCGACCGCGACCGCATCGTCAGTTCCGAACGCTATCGCGATTTCGAGACCAACCTGCTCTGTAAAACGCTGGCATTACGGCTGGACGGCGACCGATTATTGCTGGTCGATACCGTCGCGGTCGATT harbors:
- a CDS encoding EAL domain-containing protein, with the translated sequence MQAKLQLFPYFQPIISTASGQIVGYEALARQHDANGRVVSAGAWFSSADIDAKQRTELDRQVRWQALQKFAEHADPNSFLAINISAAWIDNLRQLNAVPTVRMLEELNIDRGRVIVEISDAPADPQKLKQIVQRYRKHGLSVAIGDFGAGSSQLERLIAVQPDIIKIDMRLFKQAAKGGIAGDIMQVLSRLGKRTGARLTCEGVETDEEFWFGLDCGAQYMQGFLFGKAEADFKPAQQYQQHIASLRGKFLKQTLVREERKINAINTLKSLAYRLAEALQDDFNLNELVSWNFAESGVIRFYLCNNLGDQISPDFNFSANRWFTDPRKIGFNWSWRPYFFQLLALEHCGDRDRIVSSERYRDFETNLLCKTLALRLDGDRLLLVDTVAVD